In Shouchella patagoniensis, the following are encoded in one genomic region:
- the secG gene encoding preprotein translocase subunit SecG encodes MQLFLMIALIIVSVLLVTVVLLQPGRSSGLSGAISGGAEQLLGKQKARGLDAVLHRATIVLAVLFFILTGANAYYL; translated from the coding sequence ATGCAATTGTTTTTAATGATCGCATTAATTATTGTTTCTGTTTTATTAGTAACGGTCGTATTGTTGCAGCCAGGTCGAAGCTCGGGATTATCTGGAGCAATTTCCGGAGGAGCTGAACAGTTGCTCGGGAAGCAAAAAGCTCGTGGGCTTGATGCAGTCTTGCATCGTGCAACAATTGTGCTAGCTGTTTTGTTTTTTATATTAACTGGAGCAAATGCGTACTACTTATAA
- the eno gene encoding phosphopyruvate hydratase, producing MTIISDVYAREVLDSRGNPTVEVEVHLESGVMGRALVPSGASTGEYEAVELRDGGDRYMGKGVEKAVENVNEKIGPELIGENVLDQIGIDRLMIDLDGTENKGNFGANAILGVSMAAAHAAANALDLPLYVYLGGFNAKQLPVPMMNIINGGEHADNNVDIQEFMVMPVGAESFKEALRMGAEIFHNLKSVLKSKGYNTAVGDEGGFAPNLSSNEEALSTIIEAIEKAGYKPGEQVQLAMDVASSELFNKEDGKYHLSGEGKVLTSEEMVDFYAELVSKYPIISIEDGLDENDWDGHKLLTERLGDKVQLVGDDLFVTNTKKLSEGIEKGISNSILIKVNQIGTLTETFDAIEMAKRAGYTAVISHRSGETEDATIADIAVATNAGQIKTGAPSRTDRVAKYNQLLRIEDELADLAQYKGLKSFYNLNK from the coding sequence ATGACAATTATTTCTGATGTTTACGCTCGTGAAGTTCTTGATTCACGTGGTAACCCAACTGTAGAAGTAGAAGTACATCTTGAATCTGGCGTTATGGGACGCGCACTTGTTCCAAGCGGCGCATCAACTGGTGAGTATGAAGCAGTTGAACTTCGTGACGGCGGCGACCGTTATATGGGCAAAGGCGTTGAAAAAGCAGTTGAAAACGTCAATGAAAAAATTGGACCTGAACTAATTGGTGAGAACGTTCTTGATCAAATTGGAATTGATCGTCTGATGATTGATCTTGATGGAACAGAAAACAAAGGAAATTTTGGTGCAAATGCAATTTTAGGTGTATCAATGGCGGCAGCTCATGCTGCAGCAAATGCACTTGACCTTCCACTTTACGTTTACCTTGGTGGGTTCAATGCGAAGCAACTTCCAGTACCAATGATGAATATCATCAATGGTGGAGAGCATGCTGATAACAACGTAGATATTCAAGAATTTATGGTGATGCCTGTTGGTGCTGAAAGCTTTAAAGAAGCGCTACGTATGGGAGCAGAAATCTTCCATAACTTAAAATCAGTCCTTAAATCAAAAGGTTACAATACAGCTGTTGGTGACGAAGGCGGATTCGCTCCAAACCTTTCTTCAAATGAAGAAGCGTTATCGACAATTATTGAAGCAATTGAGAAAGCTGGTTACAAGCCAGGTGAACAAGTACAACTTGCTATGGACGTTGCTTCTTCAGAGCTATTTAATAAAGAAGATGGAAAATATCATCTTTCTGGCGAAGGCAAAGTGCTTACTTCTGAAGAAATGGTTGATTTCTACGCAGAGCTTGTTTCTAAATATCCAATCATCTCAATTGAAGATGGCCTTGACGAAAATGACTGGGATGGCCACAAATTGTTGACGGAGCGCCTTGGCGATAAAGTTCAACTTGTTGGTGATGATTTGTTTGTAACAAACACGAAGAAGCTATCTGAAGGAATTGAAAAAGGAATTAGTAATTCAATTTTAATCAAAGTAAACCAAATCGGGACATTAACGGAAACTTTTGATGCAATCGAGATGGCGAAACGTGCTGGATACACAGCTGTAATTTCTCACCGTTCTGGTGAAACAGAAGATGCAACAATTGCAGACATTGCTGTGGCGACTAATGCTGGACAGATTAAAACAGGTGCACCTTCTCGTACAGACCGCGTAGCTAAATACAATCAGCTTCTTCGTATCGAAGATGAACTTGCTGATCTTGCGCAATACAAAGGATTAAAATCGTTTTATAACTTGAACAAGTAA
- a CDS encoding non-oxidative hydroxyarylic acid decarboxylases subunit B, with amino-acid sequence MKLIVAITGATGAPFGIRMLEALKETNVETHVVLSKWAAVTIAHETEYNSKQVEQLADYSYSPNDQAARISSGSMRVDGMVIAPCSMKTLASIRIGLADNLVARAADVMLKERKPLLLMTRETPFNTIHLENMTELSRMGATIFPPVPAFYNKPQSIDDMIDHLVYRALDQFGIHHPNAKRWDGL; translated from the coding sequence ATGAAATTAATTGTAGCTATTACGGGCGCAACTGGGGCGCCCTTTGGGATAAGAATGCTGGAAGCATTAAAAGAAACCAATGTAGAAACTCATGTTGTTCTGTCGAAGTGGGCTGCAGTGACGATTGCCCATGAAACAGAATATAATAGTAAGCAAGTAGAACAACTGGCTGACTACTCCTATTCTCCTAACGACCAAGCTGCACGCATATCGAGCGGTTCAATGCGTGTAGATGGAATGGTGATTGCCCCTTGTTCAATGAAAACATTGGCATCCATTCGAATAGGGTTAGCGGATAATTTAGTTGCTAGAGCTGCGGATGTAATGTTAAAAGAGCGGAAACCTCTCCTTTTAATGACTAGAGAGACCCCTTTTAATACAATTCATTTGGAAAATATGACAGAACTGTCGCGGATGGGTGCGACAATTTTCCCACCTGTTCCAGCTTTTTATAATAAGCCGCAATCGATTGATGATATGATTGATCATCTGGTTTATCGAGCTTTGGATCAGTTTGGCATTCACCATCCAAATGCGAAACGCTGGGATGGACTTTAA
- a CDS encoding LLM class flavin-dependent oxidoreductase, whose amino-acid sequence MRLSILDQVPISAGQTAEESIAQTMLLVQKAEIWGYERYWFAEHHGTKGLASSSPELLMAAAAAQTARIHVGSGGILLPQYSAYKVASQLKQLQAMFPGRIDGGVGRSPGGTEKIRFALANEKKAELDLFWQKVDDVVEWIQNKRHNMISASPQTQEPQQLFVLGLGENSAIEAGNRGLGFVHGYFIEPDQVIAAHEAYRNSFKTGLLKRLEALTAVFIVCGETDEHAERLAKSQDWWLLQTEKGLDSRVPKGAGSKRLTNKELERIKVNRKRMIVGSPMTVKKELDKLSARIGSDQFLVLCNIYDFKEKMRSFERLATIYSL is encoded by the coding sequence GTGCGATTAAGCATTCTAGATCAAGTACCTATTTCAGCAGGGCAAACAGCGGAAGAATCAATAGCCCAAACGATGTTATTGGTGCAAAAGGCGGAAATATGGGGCTATGAACGATATTGGTTTGCAGAGCATCATGGGACCAAAGGCCTCGCCTCAAGCTCTCCAGAATTATTGATGGCAGCGGCGGCAGCACAAACGGCACGTATTCATGTGGGCTCCGGCGGAATTTTATTACCTCAATATAGCGCATACAAGGTGGCATCTCAATTAAAGCAATTGCAAGCGATGTTTCCGGGAAGAATTGATGGAGGAGTTGGACGTTCACCTGGAGGGACAGAGAAGATTAGGTTTGCTCTTGCGAATGAAAAGAAAGCTGAATTAGATTTGTTTTGGCAGAAAGTTGATGACGTTGTCGAATGGATCCAAAACAAAAGGCACAACATGATTTCGGCTTCTCCTCAAACACAAGAACCACAACAATTGTTTGTGTTAGGGTTAGGAGAAAACAGTGCAATAGAAGCTGGAAACAGAGGTCTTGGATTTGTCCATGGGTATTTTATTGAGCCTGATCAAGTAATTGCCGCTCATGAGGCGTATCGCAACTCGTTTAAAACAGGGCTACTAAAAAGATTAGAGGCACTTACAGCTGTTTTTATTGTTTGCGGGGAAACGGATGAGCACGCTGAGCGTCTTGCAAAAAGTCAAGACTGGTGGCTTTTACAGACTGAAAAAGGTTTGGATAGCCGAGTTCCAAAAGGAGCTGGCTCAAAGAGATTGACAAATAAAGAGCTGGAGCGAATAAAGGTTAATCGAAAACGGATGATTGTTGGCTCGCCTATGACAGTAAAGAAAGAACTCGATAAGCTATCTGCAAGAATTGGTTCTGATCAATTCCTAGTTCTCTGCAATATCTATGATTTTAAAGAAAAAATGCGTTCGTTTGAACGATTAGCAACAATTTATTCATTGTAG
- a CDS encoding alpha/beta hydrolase, producing the protein MIGCLCIHGFTGDPWEVEPVSNALSELEGWLVYTPLLPGHGEDLTKLKSASYEEWVLTVEVAIEELEKRCETLYVIGFSMGGMLASYIAARYPIHKLVLLNAAAHYLNPKQFLKDMFGAIRYHLTGSQEEDQLIELYEQKFRETPFAAVGQFLQLIQKTKPYASKVNVPTLIIQGELDGLVPLKSAYHLYDVIESERKELKVMKRSRHMICHGFETDKVIEEIKIFLISD; encoded by the coding sequence TTGATCGGTTGCTTATGTATACATGGTTTTACTGGAGACCCGTGGGAAGTGGAGCCAGTATCTAATGCATTATCAGAACTTGAAGGTTGGCTTGTGTATACGCCCTTACTGCCAGGCCATGGAGAAGACTTAACGAAATTAAAGTCAGCAAGCTATGAAGAGTGGGTATTAACGGTTGAAGTTGCCATCGAAGAGCTTGAAAAAAGGTGCGAAACGCTTTATGTAATCGGCTTTTCGATGGGGGGCATGCTCGCGAGTTATATTGCTGCACGGTACCCAATTCATAAATTAGTACTACTTAATGCAGCCGCACATTATTTGAATCCTAAGCAGTTTTTAAAAGATATGTTTGGTGCAATTAGGTACCATTTAACAGGGAGTCAAGAAGAAGATCAATTAATCGAACTTTATGAACAGAAGTTTAGAGAAACTCCTTTTGCAGCCGTCGGTCAGTTTTTGCAACTCATACAAAAAACAAAGCCATATGCAAGTAAGGTGAATGTGCCGACACTCATTATACAAGGAGAGTTAGATGGGTTAGTTCCATTAAAATCTGCTTACCATCTCTATGATGTAATTGAGTCTGAGCGAAAAGAGTTGAAAGTGATGAAACGATCAAGACATATGATTTGCCATGGATTTGAAACAGATAAAGTGATTGAAGAAATTAAAATATTCCTCATTTCAGATTGA